Proteins from a single region of Bacteroidota bacterium:
- a CDS encoding LamG domain-containing protein, giving the protein MQKRISFPDNWVNLEAADNHANWVEGGGLEIVNSMILRSVVPATALNQACKASHEITIEAWIRPADLAQGNDDPARIVSLAESTSNRNATLGYERSGSASNATYEVSYRLENNGLEYKKTTFQANAAVEDRLHVVYVHESSGISRMYLNGIQITQRTDAGDFSNWVEDFPLVLGNEIVGGDVPWRGTYFLLALYDRALQPDEIQSHFESGTVKGRTLDNAFKWYAPGMHLLDSGLIASRDTMTEGLRGFSRHAAATLLPAALNTTSGANPTPVSFAVSPYLGLGLKQAVDPYTPLLVSAELLCLDQATGTLQPVASHFLNAGNTEEESIKWGEETHRKLCPDSPFAILRLREINERGDGSDIDTTRNKATLTATYGYAILKELEQPEKFARRVFPLRASVTDLRFREGQFGGQTMPVRVSTPVDEPPQLNVFEYAPPQAVGIQPLYIPGLWRIVDVDPDKNTKKHFVVIAQKGALSLYGPSPESEDAELVHLIAQLTDTAAVKRLKASLERGDDTLNEELRTAFTITSDADPETKPALSTAAVVHRAWPWGLSGLRIQVAYGAAPSPENPALLVPDYIGATGLLNESEDTERTLWWQSQPYQVQYRAARTGRPVAGLPKHFRAEAIKGFLPVLPTPPMPAINVSDETTFNAEASLAERWQAVLPGLMRYMVVGNRPGVPFAFRNQLIRQNGFEAGNNTRGEIMVSGSVPVQHRMPRPVSLPHTGRRERALQTWASYFEPNHLLAAETVPTDEAFFANCDGFDALRFKLKLINPGPGTLSADWNNDLVFSILIEVEGGNPDAFIPQEEQSDEPEQDPDTVVVDFIKDHIEEWVSIEIANGDASFSYELIGKEEGNAYLFRLIEKDKTSFEGSFGGLAPGGVLTAIARLGHPAYTDDYYQTMPFPMHRIDESKFRLPLRPYYVQFEDPEYNRRLSSAATQGTRNMKINVTKPDGEIENERSTVTFATDRKAYNPDSLLSLRFDWGQNFVSKGFLKVEKIEAGGGNPILLYLTDQDSGAKNAEFELAAGKLKQIQLNALAQETTPAALTTGITLQLTLRVTEIQETDVSLFEEQVVVLNVDIVEEAIIPKPEAAYGLLRAIDESASAVECARFAWGPEANRIDLVCPDDLRTGIVRRRAVFNWTDTVRPNPFKGYALQKITQTGATHFPTTDDFELRDSA; this is encoded by the coding sequence ATGCAAAAACGCATCAGTTTTCCAGACAACTGGGTAAATCTGGAAGCAGCGGATAACCATGCAAATTGGGTAGAGGGTGGCGGTTTGGAAATCGTCAACTCCATGATTTTGAGATCGGTTGTCCCAGCGACGGCGTTGAACCAGGCGTGCAAGGCGTCCCACGAAATCACCATCGAAGCCTGGATTCGGCCAGCAGACCTGGCCCAGGGCAATGACGATCCGGCACGCATTGTATCGCTGGCTGAGAGTACCTCTAACCGTAACGCAACCCTGGGGTACGAACGGAGCGGAAGCGCCAGCAATGCCACCTATGAAGTAAGTTACCGTCTTGAAAACAATGGTCTGGAGTATAAGAAAACCACGTTTCAGGCAAACGCTGCGGTTGAAGATCGCCTGCACGTCGTTTACGTGCACGAAAGCTCAGGGATCTCGCGGATGTACCTGAACGGTATTCAGATCACACAACGGACAGATGCCGGCGATTTTTCAAACTGGGTAGAAGATTTCCCGCTCGTATTAGGTAATGAAATTGTTGGAGGCGATGTCCCCTGGCGCGGTACCTACTTTCTGCTCGCACTCTACGATCGGGCTTTACAACCAGATGAAATCCAATCGCACTTTGAATCAGGTACGGTCAAAGGACGCACACTGGATAATGCATTCAAATGGTATGCACCGGGCATGCATTTACTGGATAGTGGCCTGATTGCTAGCCGCGATACGATGACGGAAGGATTAAGAGGCTTTTCGCGCCATGCAGCTGCAACCCTGCTGCCGGCTGCCTTAAATACAACCTCGGGAGCAAACCCGACGCCTGTCAGCTTTGCCGTTAGCCCATACCTTGGGTTGGGATTGAAACAAGCCGTTGATCCCTACACTCCGCTGCTCGTCTCAGCCGAATTGTTGTGCCTGGATCAAGCAACCGGCACCTTACAGCCCGTTGCATCCCATTTTCTGAATGCCGGCAATACGGAAGAAGAAAGCATCAAATGGGGAGAAGAAACACACCGCAAGCTATGTCCAGACTCGCCGTTTGCCATTCTCAGATTAAGAGAAATCAATGAACGCGGCGACGGATCGGATATTGACACAACCCGCAACAAAGCAACCCTGACGGCAACATACGGCTATGCCATTCTGAAAGAGCTCGAACAGCCAGAAAAATTTGCGCGCAGGGTATTCCCGCTCCGCGCTTCGGTTACTGATCTGCGATTTAGAGAAGGACAATTTGGCGGCCAAACCATGCCCGTACGCGTTTCCACGCCTGTCGATGAACCTCCGCAACTGAATGTTTTTGAATACGCCCCTCCGCAGGCAGTGGGTATTCAACCGCTTTACATACCCGGTCTCTGGCGCATAGTTGATGTTGACCCGGACAAAAACACGAAGAAGCATTTTGTCGTAATCGCACAGAAAGGTGCACTATCACTTTACGGCCCATCGCCAGAGAGCGAAGACGCAGAACTGGTGCATCTCATTGCACAGCTCACAGACACCGCAGCGGTAAAACGACTCAAGGCCAGTCTCGAACGTGGTGATGATACGCTCAATGAAGAACTCCGAACAGCATTTACAATAACATCAGACGCAGATCCGGAAACTAAACCGGCGCTTAGCACAGCTGCTGTTGTCCACCGCGCATGGCCATGGGGCCTGAGTGGTCTTCGGATACAGGTTGCGTATGGCGCAGCCCCTTCCCCTGAAAATCCGGCGCTACTGGTCCCGGATTATATCGGTGCAACAGGTTTGCTGAATGAAAGTGAAGACACGGAAAGAACCTTGTGGTGGCAATCGCAACCTTACCAGGTTCAGTACCGGGCAGCCCGCACGGGCCGGCCAGTAGCCGGCCTCCCCAAACACTTCAGAGCAGAGGCAATCAAAGGGTTTCTCCCTGTGCTACCAACACCTCCTATGCCGGCCATCAATGTAAGCGACGAGACAACGTTCAATGCTGAAGCTTCTCTTGCAGAACGGTGGCAAGCTGTGTTACCTGGTTTAATGCGCTACATGGTTGTTGGAAACCGTCCGGGCGTACCTTTTGCATTTCGAAACCAGTTAATCCGCCAAAATGGGTTTGAAGCGGGCAACAATACCCGAGGCGAAATCATGGTTTCTGGCAGCGTGCCAGTCCAGCATCGCATGCCGCGGCCCGTTTCGCTGCCACACACGGGCCGGCGTGAGCGCGCCCTGCAAACATGGGCAAGCTATTTCGAGCCAAATCATTTACTTGCTGCTGAAACAGTGCCTACCGACGAAGCTTTCTTCGCCAACTGTGATGGCTTCGATGCACTCCGCTTTAAATTGAAGCTAATCAATCCAGGCCCGGGCACACTGTCCGCTGACTGGAATAATGACCTCGTTTTCTCCATCCTGATTGAGGTTGAAGGGGGAAATCCGGATGCCTTTATACCGCAAGAGGAGCAATCAGACGAACCGGAGCAAGATCCTGATACCGTTGTTGTCGATTTTATCAAAGATCATATTGAAGAATGGGTTTCCATCGAAATTGCAAATGGAGATGCGTCCTTCTCATACGAGTTGATTGGTAAGGAAGAAGGCAATGCATACCTCTTCCGCCTCATTGAAAAAGACAAAACAAGTTTCGAGGGTTCGTTTGGTGGCCTGGCCCCGGGCGGCGTGCTAACTGCGATCGCACGTTTAGGGCACCCCGCTTACACAGACGATTATTACCAGACGATGCCGTTTCCCATGCATCGGATTGATGAGAGCAAGTTCAGGTTACCGCTGCGGCCCTACTATGTACAATTTGAGGATCCTGAGTACAACAGAAGACTGTCATCAGCGGCGACACAGGGCACAAGAAACATGAAAATCAACGTGACCAAACCTGATGGTGAAATCGAAAATGAACGCAGTACGGTAACCTTCGCAACAGACCGCAAAGCGTATAATCCGGATAGCTTGTTGTCCCTCAGATTTGACTGGGGCCAGAATTTTGTCAGCAAAGGCTTCTTGAAAGTTGAAAAAATAGAAGCCGGCGGAGGCAATCCGATCTTGCTGTACTTAACGGATCAGGATAGCGGCGCAAAGAACGCTGAATTTGAGCTTGCGGCCGGCAAGCTTAAACAAATCCAACTGAATGCATTGGCGCAAGAAACTACGCCAGCCGCGTTGACAACAGGTATTACATTGCAACTTACCTTGCGGGTGACAGAAATTCAGGAAACAGATGTCTCCCTTTTTGAAGAGCAGGTGGTTGTATTAAACGTAGACATCGTCGAAGAAGCCATCATCCCTAAACCTGAGGCCGCATACGGCTTGCTACGTGCTATTGACGAATCGGCGAGCGCTGTTGAATGTGCGCGGTTTGCCTGGGGCCCGGAAGCCAATCGCATCGACCTGGTCTGTCCGGATGACTTGCGTACTGGCATCGTCCGTCGCCGGGCCGTATTTAACTGGACAGACACCGTTCGACCTAATCCTTTTAAAGGCTATGCGCTGCAAAAGATTACCCAAACGGGTGCTACCCATTTCCCTACAACGGATGATTTTGAACTCAGAGATAGTGCATAG